Proteins from a single region of Flavobacterium sp. YJ01:
- a CDS encoding TlpA disulfide reductase family protein has translation MVSLKESLGKVTIVDFWASWCGPCRQENPNVVALYKELHSKGLNIIGVSLDKDADAWKQAIAKDGLTWTHVSNLKHWAEPIAKQYNVEAIPATFILDANGKVVAQDLRGPELKAKILALLAAK, from the coding sequence ATAGTTTCTCTAAAAGAAAGTTTAGGAAAAGTAACTATTGTTGATTTTTGGGCTTCTTGGTGCGGACCATGCAGACAAGAAAATCCTAATGTTGTGGCATTATATAAAGAGTTACACTCAAAAGGTTTAAATATCATTGGAGTTTCTTTAGATAAAGATGCTGATGCTTGGAAACAAGCAATAGCAAAAGATGGATTAACTTGGACTCATGTTTCAAACTTAAAACATTGGGCAGAACCAATAGCTAAACAATATAATGTTGAAGCAATTCCTGCAACTTTTATCCTTGATGCCAACGGAAAAGTAGTTGCTCAAGATTTAAGAGGTCCTGAATTGAAAGCAAAAATATTAGCACTTTTAGCAGCTAAATAA
- a CDS encoding cation:proton antiporter — protein sequence MQLSIQHITLPIEDPLLKFLIEIIIILCIPLLLNKIKVPHLLGLIIAGAIIGPNGFGVLSRDSSVVVTGTTGLLYIMFLAGLEIDMADFKKNKWKSIIFSIFTFAVPFTLGLFGGYYLLHFSLLTSILFASLFSSHTLIVYPMVSGLGIAKNLSVNITVGGTMITDVLSLLVLAAIVGMSQGEVGTAFWVKLSVSMIIFTLIVLLIFPIIARWFFKNVEDKISQYLFVIVMIYLAALLAELAGIESIIGAFFAGLALNKLIPHTSSLMNRVEFVGNAIFIPFFLISVGMLIDFNAFIQSWETLWVASIMLVASIGGKYVAAMLTKKTFKLTNDEGQLIFGMSSASAAATLASVMVGYNIIIGENDAGEPIRLLNDHVLNGSILLILVSCTVSSFVSMASAQRIAQAEKDNTVSGNSKEKENILLAVNHEATVEKMVNLGLMVKSATNKQLYAVNVINEDANESSEKNAERILENAIKAASAADIELHPITRHDNDTAGGISNVIKEKDITDLIVGLEGGKGFSASFVYNLYNGYLRNKSINLMVYHAVQPAGTIKRYLVFIPAEAEMDAGFFHSMLRIWNIGRNSGAKMSFYGKDKTLNILKRIAKKASIEATFDVFLNWEDAEKTALDIEENEGLIIMMGDRGMHSYFSRMRDIPDLLNERFNDNNYMLIYPFSKTPANNTEKRSVSSHDDFAEIGKAIRSIFK from the coding sequence ATGCAACTGAGTATACAACATATAACACTTCCGATTGAAGATCCGCTTTTGAAGTTTCTTATCGAAATTATCATTATTTTATGCATTCCGCTTTTGTTAAATAAGATTAAAGTGCCGCATTTACTCGGGCTTATTATTGCAGGAGCTATTATTGGTCCAAATGGTTTTGGAGTACTTTCAAGAGATAGTAGTGTAGTGGTTACAGGAACTACAGGGCTTTTGTATATTATGTTCTTAGCCGGTCTGGAAATCGATATGGCAGATTTTAAAAAGAACAAATGGAAGAGTATCATTTTTTCGATTTTTACATTTGCCGTCCCATTTACTTTAGGACTTTTTGGCGGATATTATTTGCTTCATTTTTCACTGCTTACATCAATTCTTTTTGCGAGTTTGTTTTCATCACATACTTTAATCGTTTATCCAATGGTAAGCGGTTTAGGAATTGCTAAAAACCTTTCGGTAAATATTACGGTAGGCGGAACGATGATTACAGATGTTCTTTCGCTCTTAGTTTTGGCTGCTATTGTTGGTATGTCACAAGGTGAAGTAGGAACAGCTTTTTGGGTAAAATTATCGGTTTCAATGATCATTTTTACACTAATTGTTCTGCTTATTTTTCCGATTATAGCACGCTGGTTTTTTAAAAATGTAGAAGATAAAATCTCCCAATATCTTTTTGTAATTGTAATGATTTATCTAGCAGCACTTCTTGCTGAACTGGCTGGAATTGAGTCTATCATTGGTGCTTTTTTTGCAGGATTGGCTTTAAATAAATTAATTCCGCATACTTCATCATTAATGAACAGAGTTGAGTTTGTCGGAAATGCCATTTTTATTCCTTTCTTTTTGATAAGTGTTGGAATGCTGATCGATTTTAATGCCTTTATACAAAGTTGGGAAACTTTATGGGTTGCATCAATTATGCTTGTTGCATCAATTGGCGGAAAATATGTTGCCGCCATGCTGACCAAGAAAACGTTTAAACTTACCAACGATGAAGGACAGCTAATTTTTGGAATGAGTTCTGCATCAGCGGCAGCAACTTTGGCTTCTGTTATGGTTGGATATAATATAATTATTGGTGAAAACGATGCAGGAGAACCAATCAGACTTTTAAACGATCACGTACTTAATGGCAGTATTCTTCTTATTCTTGTGTCTTGTACCGTGTCATCGTTTGTTTCTATGGCAAGCGCACAGCGTATCGCACAGGCAGAAAAAGATAATACTGTATCGGGTAATAGTAAAGAAAAAGAAAATATACTTCTTGCGGTTAACCATGAAGCCACTGTAGAAAAAATGGTAAATCTTGGATTAATGGTTAAATCAGCCACAAATAAACAGCTTTATGCCGTAAATGTGATTAACGAAGACGCCAACGAATCTTCTGAAAAAAATGCGGAAAGAATATTAGAAAATGCCATTAAAGCAGCTTCGGCGGCAGATATAGAATTGCATCCGATTACACGCCATGATAATGATACGGCAGGCGGAATAAGTAATGTTATAAAAGAAAAAGACATTACTGATCTTATAGTAGGATTGGAAGGAGGAAAAGGCTTTTCTGCTTCGTTTGTATATAATTTGTACAATGGATATTTGCGAAATAAAAGCATAAATTTAATGGTCTATCACGCTGTTCAGCCAGCAGGGACTATTAAAAGATATCTAGTTTTTATTCCAGCTGAAGCTGAAATGGATGCAGGATTTTTTCACTCTATGTTAAGAATATGGAATATTGGTCGTAATTCGGGCGCTAAAATGAGTTTTTACGGAAAAGATAAAACGCTGAACATTTTAAAAAGAATAGCTAAAAAAGCTTCTATTGAAGCAACATTTGATGTTTTCTTAAATTGGGAAGATGCAGAAAAAACTGCGCTTGATATTGAAGAAAATGAAGGATTGATTATTATGATGGGAGATAGAGGAATGCATTCGTATTTTTCTCGAATGAGGGATATTCCAGATTTGTTAAACGAGAGATTCAATGATAATAACTATATGCTTATTTACCCTTTTTCTAAAACTCCTGCAAATAATACAGAAAAGAGATCTGTCAGTAGTCACGATGATTTTGCCGAAATAGGAAAAGCGATTAGAAGTATATTTAAATAA
- a CDS encoding DUF1254 domain-containing protein, which translates to MKSTIRILIILSMLVLYSCKKKEESNNTSTVKDSIQEKSASVNNKKIVTEETYIRAETDREFEVISKAAGGVNKFLWYRDLVPLDKQTVVRMNKDVLYGGAVIDVSKGASIVFPQMPDKRYASILVLDNDHYCPEVIYKPGKYKLPSDTQYMFIAVRIQLFHPEDPAEVKLVNSLQDKFIIEAGSSNPLPEDSWDEKSRDSLSKVYNTEFAKYDRYPDDWMGPRGKVNEKTRKYAAAGAWGLFPNKDATYINYNGGNLSGSKCYTATYKVPENKGFWSITVYGADGYMKDNNNIINAYNVKYNPDKTFTVFFGSKENCPSNVKNRLDVEDGWNFLMRVYLPGKEVLNGSYKLPAVREVK; encoded by the coding sequence ATGAAATCGACAATTAGAATACTCATCATCTTATCTATGTTAGTTCTTTATTCTTGTAAAAAGAAAGAAGAAAGCAACAATACAAGTACTGTAAAAGATTCTATACAAGAAAAATCAGCTTCTGTAAATAATAAAAAAATTGTAACTGAGGAAACTTACATTCGAGCAGAAACTGATCGTGAATTTGAAGTAATCTCCAAAGCTGCAGGAGGCGTAAATAAATTTTTATGGTATCGTGATCTGGTGCCTCTAGACAAACAAACCGTCGTGCGTATGAATAAAGATGTTTTATATGGAGGTGCAGTTATTGATGTTAGCAAAGGCGCTTCAATTGTATTTCCACAGATGCCTGACAAAAGATATGCTTCTATTCTTGTACTTGATAATGATCATTATTGTCCAGAGGTGATTTATAAACCAGGAAAATATAAGCTTCCATCAGATACTCAATACATGTTTATTGCAGTTCGCATCCAGTTATTCCATCCTGAAGATCCTGCTGAAGTAAAATTAGTTAATAGCCTTCAGGATAAATTTATAATTGAAGCTGGTAGCTCAAATCCTCTTCCAGAAGATAGCTGGGATGAAAAATCAAGAGATTCGTTAAGTAAAGTTTACAACACCGAATTCGCAAAATATGACCGTTATCCTGACGATTGGATGGGACCACGAGGAAAAGTTAACGAAAAAACTAGAAAATATGCCGCAGCTGGTGCATGGGGTTTATTTCCGAATAAAGACGCAACATATATTAATTATAATGGCGGTAATCTTTCAGGCAGTAAATGCTACACAGCAACTTATAAAGTTCCAGAAAACAAAGGCTTTTGGTCTATTACTGTTTATGGAGCTGATGGATACATGAAAGACAATAACAATATTATTAATGCCTATAATGTAAAATACAATCCAGATAAAACCTTTACTGTATTTTTTGGATCTAAAGAAAATTGTCCTTCTAATGTAAAAAACAGACTGGATGTCGAGGATGGGTGGAATTTTTTAATGCGAGTCTATTTACCCGGAAAAGAAGTGCTCAATGGCTCTTACAAACTTCCTGCTGTTAGAGAAGTGAAATAA
- a CDS encoding KTSC domain-containing protein, producing the protein MKKIVEYRKLLNVEKTAELKDLKTIYRNAMKESHPDKFVGDDAGLKAAEEKSKTIIEAYHFLVSIHPDTIKLNLPEYTETISTCTITDFKFVEGRLIIDFSNGSVYEYISVPKATYVKMVNADSPARFAKRHILNSFTWRKKTNQE; encoded by the coding sequence ATGAAAAAAATAGTTGAATACCGCAAGTTACTAAACGTAGAGAAAACTGCAGAGTTAAAAGATTTAAAAACAATTTATCGTAATGCGATGAAAGAATCTCATCCAGATAAATTCGTTGGAGATGACGCTGGTCTTAAAGCTGCAGAAGAAAAAAGTAAAACAATCATCGAAGCTTACCATTTCTTAGTAAGTATTCATCCTGATACTATTAAACTTAACTTACCAGAGTACACTGAAACAATTTCAACTTGTACTATTACAGATTTTAAATTTGTTGAAGGACGTTTAATCATTGATTTTTCTAACGGAAGTGTTTACGAATACATCAGTGTTCCAAAAGCAACTTACGTGAAAATGGTAAATGCTGATTCACCTGCAAGATTTGCAAAAAGACATATTTTAAATTCTTTTACTTGGAGAAAGAAAACAAACCAAGAATAG
- a CDS encoding OmpA family protein: protein MKLKRILYAVFLSFFFFNAMAQKALLDQAEKEYNNYAYADAIAIYEKLASKGLEDEKMFQRLGNAYYFNAELTKASAWYDKLFKLNSKQDPEYLYRYAQSLKSAGDYVKADKILEEFNRNKNSDSRGILFDHNRNYLEQIKMNSGRFEISPANVNSENSDFGSAFLNNSLVFSSAREIKNKEGKTFKWNNKNFTNLYIATIKPNGDTNNAVLLNKEINSKFNESTPVFTKDGKTMYFTRNNYLDGKRGKDDKNITLLKLYKAILVDGNWSNITELPFNSDQYSTAHPALSLDEKKLYFASDMPGTLGQSDLYSVTINSDGTFGKPENLGAGINTEGRETFPFISVDNELYFATDGRPGLGGLDIVVSKILEDGTFDQVQNIGEPVNTKYDDFAFIIDSKTRKGYFSSNKKGGIGSDDIYKFTETKKLVCERNLIGIISDSKANEVIEGANVTLLDENNQVLQVLETAKDGAYSFKVNCDKKYSVKVERKMYPVKVASISVASAIDNRLDFVLEKERIVAFEIPIPAMKTVKVGTDLAKTLNISMIYFDLGKWNITDQAAVELEKILAVMQEYPKMKIDIRSHTDSRSSAKSNMILSDKRAKSIMAWLTSKGIAADRLKGTGYGESRLLNKCKDGVKCSEEEHLRNRRSEFVISSM from the coding sequence ATGAAACTTAAGAGAATACTATACGCTGTTTTTCTGTCTTTTTTCTTTTTTAATGCAATGGCGCAAAAAGCACTGCTGGATCAAGCGGAAAAAGAATATAATAATTACGCTTACGCTGATGCGATTGCAATTTATGAAAAGCTAGCTTCAAAAGGTCTGGAAGATGAAAAGATGTTTCAGAGATTGGGTAATGCTTATTATTTTAATGCCGAACTGACTAAAGCTTCCGCTTGGTATGACAAACTTTTTAAATTAAATTCAAAACAAGATCCGGAATATTTATACCGATACGCACAATCTTTAAAATCAGCTGGAGATTATGTAAAAGCGGACAAAATACTTGAAGAATTTAATAGAAATAAAAACTCTGATAGTAGAGGAATTTTATTTGATCACAACAGAAATTATCTGGAACAGATTAAAATGAATTCTGGCCGTTTTGAAATTTCTCCTGCCAATGTAAATTCGGAGAATTCAGATTTTGGAAGCGCGTTTCTGAATAACAGTTTAGTGTTTAGTTCTGCAAGGGAAATTAAAAATAAAGAGGGAAAAACTTTTAAATGGAATAATAAAAATTTTACCAATTTATATATTGCTACAATTAAACCTAATGGTGATACGAATAATGCGGTACTATTAAACAAAGAAATTAATTCTAAGTTTAATGAATCTACTCCTGTATTTACAAAAGATGGCAAAACAATGTATTTCACCAGAAATAATTATCTGGATGGAAAACGTGGAAAAGATGATAAAAATATCACATTGCTAAAATTGTATAAAGCTATCTTGGTAGACGGAAATTGGTCTAATATTACTGAACTACCTTTCAATAGTGACCAATATAGCACGGCGCATCCAGCGTTGAGTTTAGACGAAAAGAAATTGTATTTTGCTTCTGATATGCCTGGGACACTTGGGCAGTCTGATTTATATAGTGTAACAATCAATAGTGACGGAACTTTCGGAAAACCTGAAAATCTCGGCGCGGGAATTAATACAGAAGGAAGAGAAACTTTTCCATTTATTTCAGTAGATAATGAATTATATTTTGCTACCGACGGCCGTCCTGGACTAGGTGGTCTTGATATAGTGGTTTCAAAAATTTTAGAAGACGGAACTTTTGATCAAGTTCAGAACATTGGAGAACCAGTAAATACCAAATACGATGATTTCGCTTTCATTATTGACAGTAAGACGCGTAAAGGATATTTTTCTTCAAATAAAAAAGGAGGAATCGGAAGTGATGATATTTATAAATTTACAGAAACTAAAAAATTGGTTTGCGAAAGAAACTTAATAGGAATTATTTCTGATAGTAAAGCTAATGAAGTTATTGAAGGAGCGAATGTAACTTTGCTTGACGAAAACAATCAAGTATTGCAAGTTTTAGAAACTGCAAAAGATGGTGCTTACAGCTTCAAAGTAAACTGCGATAAGAAATATTCAGTTAAGGTCGAAAGAAAGATGTATCCGGTTAAAGTAGCTTCGATTTCAGTTGCATCTGCAATTGATAACAGACTAGATTTTGTTTTGGAAAAAGAAAGAATTGTCGCTTTTGAAATTCCAATTCCAGCTATGAAAACCGTAAAAGTGGGAACTGATTTAGCTAAAACCCTTAATATATCTATGATTTATTTTGATTTAGGAAAATGGAATATTACAGATCAAGCAGCAGTAGAATTAGAGAAAATTTTGGCTGTGATGCAGGAATATCCTAAAATGAAAATTGATATCCGTTCGCATACAGACAGTCGTTCTTCGGCTAAATCTAATATGATTTTGTCAGATAAAAGAGCTAAATCTATTATGGCTTGGCTGACTTCAAAAGGTATTGCTGCAGATCGTTTGAAAGGAACTGGTTATGGAGAAAGCAGATTATTGAACAAATGTAAAGATGGAGTAAAATGTTCAGAAGAAGAGCATCTTAGAAACCGTCGAAGCGAATTCGTAATTTCATCAATGTAA
- a CDS encoding DUF4369 domain-containing protein produces the protein MKKILFVLTASAAIISCSKVKDGEYLITGTATGIENGKTIILQGADPATRMPISLDTVKVENGKFEIKGKVTEPAFHTLILQGANGPIPLILETGEIKVNIDKDSIHKSKVSGTYNNDEYVAFTEDMTKTQKNLIDFQKKNNQKMQQAQQAQDTATINSLMKQYMTIQKEVQESSKTKYLKYAETHPKSFITVLIVQSMFNDPAADTKKLEALYNSLDESVKNTAPGKEIKTRLGQAKMPSVGATAPAVGSPN, from the coding sequence ATGAAAAAAATACTTTTTGTACTTACAGCTTCTGCAGCTATCATTTCTTGCAGCAAAGTTAAAGATGGAGAATACCTTATTACAGGTACTGCTACAGGAATTGAAAATGGAAAAACAATCATCTTACAAGGTGCTGATCCAGCTACAAGAATGCCAATTTCTTTAGATACAGTAAAAGTTGAAAACGGAAAATTTGAAATAAAAGGAAAAGTAACTGAACCAGCTTTCCATACTTTAATTTTACAAGGCGCTAACGGACCAATTCCATTAATTCTTGAAACTGGAGAAATTAAAGTTAATATTGACAAAGATAGTATCCACAAATCTAAAGTTTCTGGAACTTACAATAACGATGAGTATGTTGCCTTTACAGAAGACATGACAAAAACTCAAAAAAACCTAATTGATTTTCAGAAAAAGAATAATCAAAAAATGCAACAAGCTCAACAAGCTCAAGATACAGCAACTATCAACAGTTTGATGAAACAATACATGACAATTCAAAAAGAGGTTCAAGAATCAAGCAAAACTAAATATTTAAAGTATGCTGAAACTCACCCAAAATCATTCATTACAGTTTTGATTGTTCAAAGTATGTTTAATGATCCAGCAGCAGATACAAAAAAATTAGAAGCTCTTTACAATTCTTTAGATGAGTCTGTAAAAAATACTGCTCCAGGTAAAGAAATCAAAACTAGATTAGGTCAAGCAAAAATGCCATCAGTTGGTGCTACAGCTCCAGCAGTAGGCAGCCCTAACTGA
- a CDS encoding type IX secretion system membrane protein PorP/SprF, producing MKKLALLLLFCSAAVFAQQDAQYTQYMHNTININPAYAGSRGVVSVFGLYRTQWVGLDGAPETSTLSVNTPLNNSRLGLGFSLVNDKIGPTNENDFSVDLSYSIQTSAEAKLSFGIKGSGNLFNLDPNKLRMENEGDPQFANFRNKFTPNVGAGVYYHSDKGYVGLSVPNFIQTNRYDDNDYAIYKEQINYYLIAGYVFNLDHYEMIKFKPAAMVKMVEGSPLQVDVSGNFMFNDKFVLGVSYRWSAALSAMAGFQINKSMYIGYAYDRETTKLNNYNSGSHEIFLRFEFMKGYNRITSPRFF from the coding sequence ATGAAAAAATTAGCTTTATTATTATTGTTTTGTTCCGCTGCAGTTTTTGCACAGCAGGATGCGCAGTATACGCAATATATGCACAATACCATCAATATAAATCCTGCATATGCTGGTTCAAGAGGTGTTGTAAGTGTTTTTGGATTATACAGAACACAGTGGGTAGGACTGGATGGTGCGCCAGAAACAAGTACTTTATCAGTAAATACGCCTTTAAATAACAGTAGATTAGGATTGGGTTTTTCTTTGGTTAATGATAAAATTGGACCTACAAATGAAAATGATTTTTCAGTAGATCTGTCTTATTCGATTCAGACATCGGCAGAAGCCAAATTGTCATTTGGTATCAAAGGATCAGGTAATCTTTTTAATCTGGATCCGAACAAATTGAGAATGGAAAATGAAGGAGATCCGCAGTTTGCAAATTTTAGAAATAAGTTTACTCCAAACGTTGGAGCAGGGGTTTACTACCATTCAGACAAAGGATATGTCGGTTTGTCTGTTCCAAATTTCATTCAGACCAATCGTTACGATGATAATGATTATGCTATTTATAAAGAGCAGATTAATTATTATTTAATTGCAGGATATGTTTTTAACCTGGACCATTACGAAATGATCAAATTTAAACCAGCAGCGATGGTTAAGATGGTAGAAGGTTCACCTTTACAAGTAGATGTGTCAGGAAACTTTATGTTTAATGATAAGTTTGTTTTAGGAGTTTCGTACAGATGGAGTGCCGCTTTAAGTGCAATGGCTGGATTTCAGATTAACAAAAGTATGTACATCGGATATGCTTATGACCGTGAAACAACAAAGCTGAATAATTATAACTCAGGTTCTCACGAGATCTTCCTGCGTTTTGAGTTTATGAAAGGTTATAACCGAATTACATCACCAAGATTTTTCTAA